The following proteins are co-located in the Pedobacter sp. FW305-3-2-15-E-R2A2 genome:
- a CDS encoding Gfo/Idh/MocA family oxidoreductase: MEKEIITGLMAYGMSGKVFHAPFVHAHPGFKLHAVTERNHKNAENDYPGIISYNNIEELIGDEKIELIIINTPNNTHYDYAKKALAAGKHILVEKPFAASSAEAKEIFNLAKQLDKKVLFYQNRRWDSDFRAVREVIESGKLGKLSEVHFRYDRYRSTIGVKSFKEEPVAASGLMYDLGPHLLDQALSIFGKPDSFHKILGKNRVDTKVDDYFSIHLSYPNSVNVFVHSNMMVVDPLPAFVINGTNGSLQKVRADSQEEQLLKGMKVSDPGYGIEAAGTEGKLTLIDEQGNKTKQDIPSLSGSYLPLFEAVYQSLAHQKPYPVTEEQVITQLEILEA; encoded by the coding sequence ATGGAAAAAGAAATAATAACAGGGCTGATGGCCTATGGAATGTCAGGAAAAGTCTTTCACGCTCCATTTGTACATGCTCATCCTGGTTTTAAATTACATGCAGTAACAGAGAGAAACCATAAGAATGCAGAAAATGATTACCCTGGAATTATCAGTTATAATAACATTGAAGAATTAATCGGCGATGAAAAGATTGAGCTGATCATCATCAATACTCCAAATAATACGCATTACGACTATGCTAAAAAAGCATTGGCTGCAGGCAAACATATTTTAGTTGAAAAACCTTTCGCTGCCAGCTCTGCGGAAGCAAAAGAAATTTTCAATCTTGCAAAACAGTTGGATAAAAAAGTTCTTTTCTATCAAAACAGAAGATGGGACAGCGATTTCAGGGCAGTACGCGAGGTCATTGAAAGCGGAAAATTAGGGAAACTAAGTGAAGTTCATTTCCGCTACGACAGATACCGTTCTACGATCGGTGTAAAGAGCTTTAAGGAAGAACCCGTTGCCGCGAGTGGCCTCATGTATGATCTTGGACCACATTTGCTGGACCAGGCCCTGAGCATTTTCGGGAAGCCGGATTCTTTTCATAAAATTTTAGGAAAGAATCGTGTAGATACGAAAGTGGATGATTATTTTTCTATTCACCTGAGTTACCCAAATAGTGTCAATGTATTTGTTCATTCCAATATGATGGTGGTAGATCCTCTACCCGCTTTTGTCATCAATGGAACCAATGGATCTTTGCAAAAGGTAAGAGCGGATTCACAGGAAGAGCAATTGCTGAAAGGGATGAAAGTTTCTGATCCTGGTTATGGCATTGAAGCCGCAGGAACCGAAGGAAAACTGACCTTAATTGATGAACAGGGAAACAAAACGAAACAAGACATTCCGTCTTTGAGCGGAAGCTATCTGCCCCTGTTTGAAGCCGTATACCAAAGTCTGGCCCATCAGAAACCCTACCCGGTAACTGAGGAGCAGGTGATTACTCAACTGGAAATCCTCGAAGCTTAA